A region of Oncorhynchus masou masou isolate Uvic2021 chromosome 29, UVic_Omas_1.1, whole genome shotgun sequence DNA encodes the following proteins:
- the epsti1 gene encoding epithelial-stromal interaction protein 1 isoform X1 has protein sequence MDDQGYYSNNRINSGVNRRANRQSGNNAWQEPGDSNPNVNANAPVNANTDPQTQQDPTQPRHSDGFTMLPPIESRRSKLQMMAQKEEEDLQRWKEANRPGPVQLAPERLGGAVSLAEARERQLLELRRSKLQKQLRKEEMDRQRKQAEEEENDRMKAKQREKAERLEERREQEERQRREILQQDHLRKTKQFLQRVERSDAAPLAVTSASHTSPWSPETLFSYVPVLQARAQEYRSERREEENTALQLKKEEQRKKTEVLEEKESDQEEERMRELRRGRSAFLDRLQGGVTEVAGGHIELQRPPVAMEEDRRGWQTHSQTSRPQDTFTSPEPDPAHSTSEWREETNPDFEWVVMKLQNSFTFCERPFLEDIVIQCNGDYQQAYDLLI, from the exons ATGGACGACCAGGGATATTATAGTAATAATAGAATCAATTCAGGAGTTAATCGGAGAGCGAATAGGCAGTCTGGAAATAATGCATGGCAAGAGCCCGGGGATTCCAATCCTAATGTCAATGCTAACGCACCTGTTAACGCGAACACCGACCCACAAACACAGCAGGATCCAACTCAGCCTCGACA ttcagatGGGTTCACCATGTTACCACCCATTGAATCACGAAGGAGTAAACTACAAATGA TGGCtcagaaagaagaggaggatttACAGAGATGGAAGGAAGCAAACAGACCTGGTCCTGTCCAGCTGGCCCCAGAGAGgctag GTGGTGCTGTGTCATTGGCTGAGGCCAGAGAGAGGCAGCTGTTGGAGTTACGCCGATCTAAACTGCAGAAACAG cTGAGAAAAGAGGAGATGGACCGGCAACGGAAACaggctgaggaagaggagaatgaCAGGATGAAGGCTAAACAGCGGGAGAAG GctgagagactggaggagaggagagaacaggaggagaggcagaggagagaaatTCTCCAACAGGACCACCTCAG GAAGACAAAGCAGTTCCTTCAGAGGGTGGAGAGGTCAGATGCAGCTCCATTGGCAGTGACTAGTGCCTCACACACATCACCCTGG AGTCCTGAGACCCTGTTTTCTTATGTTCCTGTCCTGCAGGCCAGAGCCCAGGaatacaggtcagagaggagagaggaggagaacaccgctctacagctgaagaaggaggaacagaggaagaaG actgaggttttggaggagaaagagagtgatcaagaggaggagaggatgagagaattGAGAAG GGGGAGATCAGCTTTCCTCGACCGACTGCAGGGTGGGGTCACAGAGGTTGCAGGGGGGCATATTGAGCTACAGCGCCCCCCTGTGGCTATGGAGGAGGACAGAAGAGGCTGGCAGACCCATAGCCAGACCTCCCGACCACAAGACACCTTTACATCCCCGGAGCCTGACCCAGCACACAGCACCTCAGAGTGGCGAGAGGAGACCA ATCCAGACTTTGAGTGGGTTGTGATGAAGCTTCAGAATAGCTTCACGTTCTGTGAGAGACCCTTTCTGGAGGACATCGTCATTCAGTGTAACGGAGACTATCAACAGGCCTATGACTTACTTATCTAG
- the epsti1 gene encoding epithelial-stromal interaction protein 1 isoform X2 encodes MDDQGYYSNNRINSGVNRRANRQSGNNAWQEPGDSNPNVNANAPVNANTDPQTQQDPTQPRHSDGFTMLPPIESRRSKLQMMAQKEEEDLQRWKEANRPGPVQLAPERLGGAVSLAEARERQLLELRRSKLQKQLRKEEMDRQRKQAEEEENDRMKAKQREKAERLEERREQEERQRREILQQDHLRKTKQFLQRVERSDAAPLAVTSASHTSPWARAQEYRSERREEENTALQLKKEEQRKKTEVLEEKESDQEEERMRELRRGRSAFLDRLQGGVTEVAGGHIELQRPPVAMEEDRRGWQTHSQTSRPQDTFTSPEPDPAHSTSEWREETNPDFEWVVMKLQNSFTFCERPFLEDIVIQCNGDYQQAYDLLI; translated from the exons ATGGACGACCAGGGATATTATAGTAATAATAGAATCAATTCAGGAGTTAATCGGAGAGCGAATAGGCAGTCTGGAAATAATGCATGGCAAGAGCCCGGGGATTCCAATCCTAATGTCAATGCTAACGCACCTGTTAACGCGAACACCGACCCACAAACACAGCAGGATCCAACTCAGCCTCGACA ttcagatGGGTTCACCATGTTACCACCCATTGAATCACGAAGGAGTAAACTACAAATGA TGGCtcagaaagaagaggaggatttACAGAGATGGAAGGAAGCAAACAGACCTGGTCCTGTCCAGCTGGCCCCAGAGAGgctag GTGGTGCTGTGTCATTGGCTGAGGCCAGAGAGAGGCAGCTGTTGGAGTTACGCCGATCTAAACTGCAGAAACAG cTGAGAAAAGAGGAGATGGACCGGCAACGGAAACaggctgaggaagaggagaatgaCAGGATGAAGGCTAAACAGCGGGAGAAG GctgagagactggaggagaggagagaacaggaggagaggcagaggagagaaatTCTCCAACAGGACCACCTCAG GAAGACAAAGCAGTTCCTTCAGAGGGTGGAGAGGTCAGATGCAGCTCCATTGGCAGTGACTAGTGCCTCACACACATCACCCTGG GCCAGAGCCCAGGaatacaggtcagagaggagagaggaggagaacaccgctctacagctgaagaaggaggaacagaggaagaaG actgaggttttggaggagaaagagagtgatcaagaggaggagaggatgagagaattGAGAAG GGGGAGATCAGCTTTCCTCGACCGACTGCAGGGTGGGGTCACAGAGGTTGCAGGGGGGCATATTGAGCTACAGCGCCCCCCTGTGGCTATGGAGGAGGACAGAAGAGGCTGGCAGACCCATAGCCAGACCTCCCGACCACAAGACACCTTTACATCCCCGGAGCCTGACCCAGCACACAGCACCTCAGAGTGGCGAGAGGAGACCA ATCCAGACTTTGAGTGGGTTGTGATGAAGCTTCAGAATAGCTTCACGTTCTGTGAGAGACCCTTTCTGGAGGACATCGTCATTCAGTGTAACGGAGACTATCAACAGGCCTATGACTTACTTATCTAG